From a single Silene latifolia isolate original U9 population chromosome 6, ASM4854445v1, whole genome shotgun sequence genomic region:
- the LOC141585840 gene encoding putative WD repeat-containing protein C2A9.03 isoform X1, with the protein MAEFQFQNDELEFVEDYYETSDFDDESFPFSEDSSIPRTYNNSSGDDNDDSFGSDVGDDFDLVDIGKSKTDTTAGEARKGKDIQGIPWERLNFTRDKYRETRLKQYKNYESIPSHSSPHHLHKDCKQVEKGHSFYDFQFNTRLVKSSIVHFQLRNLLWATSKHDVYLLQNYSVMHWSALRRNTTEVLNAARPIVPTTEFSRSFPQPLSRVQISTMSVKDNLLVAGGFHGELICKHLNQPDVAFSTKLTTEEDAITNAVDIAESSSGSKWVIAANNDAQVRVFDAANFICLNRFCFPWSVNNTSTSPDGKLMAVLGDSSECLVSDSNTGKVVSTLKGHLDYSFASAWHPNGQILATGNQDTTCRLWDIRNTSQSLDVLKGRMGAIRALKFTSDGRFLAMAEPADFIHIFDTQSGYEKEQEIDLFGEIAGISFSPDTEALFVGVADRTYGSVLEFNRSRCMGYSEAIF; encoded by the exons ATGGCAGAATTTCAATTCCAAAACGATGAGTTAGAGTTCGTTGAGGATTATTACGAAACGAGTGATTTTGATGACGAAAGTTTCCCCTTTTCGGAAGATTCTAGCATTCCTAGGACTTATAACAACAGCTCCGGCGACGATAATGATGATTCCTTCGGCTCTGATGTTGGAGACGACTTTGATTTAGTCGATATC GGGAAGTCGAAGACAGATACGACAGCAGGGGAGGCGAGGAAGGGGAAGGATATACAAGGAATACCATGGGAAAGGTTGAATTTTACGAGGGATAAGTATCGTGAAACTCGGTTGAAGCAATACAAGAATTATGAGAGCATCCCTTCTCATTCTTCTCCTCATCATCTTCATAAG GATTGCAAGCAAGTGGAGAAAGGTCACAGCTTCTATGATTTTCAGTTCAACACAAGGCTTGTCAAGTCATCAATCGTCCATTTTCAG CTGAGGAATCTTCTTTGGGCCACATCCAAGCACGATGTGTATCTCTTGCAGAACTACTCTGTTATGCATTGGTCTGCACTGCGTAGGAATACCACAGAGGTGCTTAATGCAGCAAGGCCAATAGTGCCTACTACT GAATTCTCCCGATCATTCCCTCAGCCCCTATCTAGGGTGCAGATCAGTACTATGAGCGTGAAAGATAATCTTTTGGTCGCTGGTGGTTTCCATGGGGAGCTCATCTGCAAG CACTTGAATCAGCCAGATGTGGCATTTAGCACAAAGTTAACAACAGAAGAGGATGCCATTACCAATGCCGTCGACATAGCTGAAAGTTCTTCCGGTTCAAAGTGGGTCATAGCTGCCAACAATGATGCTCAAGTTAGAGTATTTGATGCTGCAAATTTTATTTGCCTTAATCGCTTCTGCTTCCCATGGTCTGTCAAT AACACCTCAACAAGTCCGGATGGCAAATTAATGGCCGTCCTTGGAGATAGTTCCGAGTGCTTGGTTTCTGATTCCAACACAGGAAAAGTGGTCAGCACCCTCAAAGGTCACTTGGATTACTCCTTTGCCTCAGCTTGGCACCCCAATGGGCAAATTCTAGCCACGGGAAATCAAGACACTACATGTAGGCTTTGGGACATCCGCAACACGTCTCAGTCACTGGACGTTCTCAAGGGTAGAATGGGAGCCATTAGGGCTCTGAAATTTACCTCAGATGGACGGTTTCTTGCCATGGCTGAGCCAGCTGACTTCATCCATATCTTTGATACCCAGTCTGGGTACGAGAAGGAGCAAGAAATCGACCTCTTTGGTGAGATTGCCGGTATTTCCTTCAGTCCCGACACTGAAGCCCTGTTTGTTGGGGTTGCTGATCGGACATACGGTAGTGTTTTAGAGTTCAACAGAAGTCGTTGCATGGGATACTCGGAGGCCATCTTTTAG
- the LOC141585840 gene encoding putative WD repeat-containing protein C2A9.03 isoform X2, translating into MLRNLLWATSKHDVYLLQNYSVMHWSALRRNTTEVLNAARPIVPTTEFSRSFPQPLSRVQISTMSVKDNLLVAGGFHGELICKHLNQPDVAFSTKLTTEEDAITNAVDIAESSSGSKWVIAANNDAQVRVFDAANFICLNRFCFPWSVNNTSTSPDGKLMAVLGDSSECLVSDSNTGKVVSTLKGHLDYSFASAWHPNGQILATGNQDTTCRLWDIRNTSQSLDVLKGRMGAIRALKFTSDGRFLAMAEPADFIHIFDTQSGYEKEQEIDLFGEIAGISFSPDTEALFVGVADRTYGSVLEFNRSRCMGYSEAIF; encoded by the exons ATG CTGAGGAATCTTCTTTGGGCCACATCCAAGCACGATGTGTATCTCTTGCAGAACTACTCTGTTATGCATTGGTCTGCACTGCGTAGGAATACCACAGAGGTGCTTAATGCAGCAAGGCCAATAGTGCCTACTACT GAATTCTCCCGATCATTCCCTCAGCCCCTATCTAGGGTGCAGATCAGTACTATGAGCGTGAAAGATAATCTTTTGGTCGCTGGTGGTTTCCATGGGGAGCTCATCTGCAAG CACTTGAATCAGCCAGATGTGGCATTTAGCACAAAGTTAACAACAGAAGAGGATGCCATTACCAATGCCGTCGACATAGCTGAAAGTTCTTCCGGTTCAAAGTGGGTCATAGCTGCCAACAATGATGCTCAAGTTAGAGTATTTGATGCTGCAAATTTTATTTGCCTTAATCGCTTCTGCTTCCCATGGTCTGTCAAT AACACCTCAACAAGTCCGGATGGCAAATTAATGGCCGTCCTTGGAGATAGTTCCGAGTGCTTGGTTTCTGATTCCAACACAGGAAAAGTGGTCAGCACCCTCAAAGGTCACTTGGATTACTCCTTTGCCTCAGCTTGGCACCCCAATGGGCAAATTCTAGCCACGGGAAATCAAGACACTACATGTAGGCTTTGGGACATCCGCAACACGTCTCAGTCACTGGACGTTCTCAAGGGTAGAATGGGAGCCATTAGGGCTCTGAAATTTACCTCAGATGGACGGTTTCTTGCCATGGCTGAGCCAGCTGACTTCATCCATATCTTTGATACCCAGTCTGGGTACGAGAAGGAGCAAGAAATCGACCTCTTTGGTGAGATTGCCGGTATTTCCTTCAGTCCCGACACTGAAGCCCTGTTTGTTGGGGTTGCTGATCGGACATACGGTAGTGTTTTAGAGTTCAACAGAAGTCGTTGCATGGGATACTCGGAGGCCATCTTTTAG